In a single window of the Globicephala melas chromosome 10, mGloMel1.2, whole genome shotgun sequence genome:
- the ZNF385A gene encoding zinc finger protein 385A isoform X3, translating into MQPPLDLKQILPFPLEPAPTLGLFSNYSTMDPVQKAVLSHTFGGPLLKTKRPIISCNVCQIRFNSQSQAEAHYKGNRHARRVKGIEAAKTRGREPSVREAGDPAPPGGTPPSGEGVAPRPVTVSMENGLGPAPGSPEKQPGSPSPPSVPETGQGVTKGEGGTPAPASLPGGSKEEEEKAKRLLYCALCKVAVNSLSQLEAHNKGTKHKTILEARSGLGPIKAYPRLGPPTPGEPEAPAQDRTFHCEICNVKVNSEVQLKQHISSRRHRDGVAGKPNPLLSRHKKPRGAGELAGTLTFSKELPKSLAGGLLPSPLAVAAVMAAAAGSPLSLRPAPAAPLLQGPPITHPLLHPAPGPIRTAHGPILFSPY; encoded by the exons ATGGACCCTGTGCAGAAGGCTGTACTGTCCCACACTTTTGGGGGACCCTTACTCAAGACCAAGCGGCCCATCATTTCCTGTAATGTCTGTCAGATCCGCTTCAATTCTCAG AGCCAGGCTGAGGCCCACTACAAGGGTAATCGCCATGCCCGAAGAGTCAAAGGCATCGAGGCTGCCAAGACTCGAGGCAGGGAGCCCAGCGTCCGGGAAGCAGGAGATCCAGCTCCCCCAGGCGGCACGCCCCCAAGTGGAGAGGGTGTAGCCCCCCGTCCAG TGACAGTTTCCATGGAAAATGGACTGGGTCCAGCCCCAGGATCCCCAGAGAAACAGCCtggctccccatcccctcccagtGTTCCGGAGACTGGTCAGGGTGTGACCAAGGGTGAAGGGGGGACTCCAGCCCCAGCTTCCCTGCCTGGCGGAagcaaggaagaggaggagaaggccaAGCGGCTGCTCTACTGTGCTCTGTGCAAGGTGGCAGTGAACTCCCTGTCCCAGCTTGAGGCACATAACAAAG GTACTAAGCACAAGACGATTCTGGAGGCCCGAAGTGGACTGGGCCCCATCAAAGCTTACCCTCGGCTGGGGCCTCCCACTCCCGGGGAACCAGAGGCCCCTGCCCAGGACCGAACCTTCCACTGTGAGATCTGCAATGTCAAGGTCAACTCGGAGGTCCAACTGAAACAG CACATTTCCAGCCGGCGGCACCGAGATGGCGTGGCCGGGAAGCCCAACCCCCTACTGAGCCGTCACAAGAAGCCCAGGGGCGCCGGGGAGCTGGCG GGCACTCTGACTTTCTCCAAGGAGCTGCCCAAGTCCTTGGCCGGaggcctgctccccagccccctcgCGGTGGCTGCGGTGATGGCAGCGGCAGCAGGCTCCCCGCTGTCTCTGCGCCCGGCTCCCGCCGCACCTCTTCTCCAGGGACCGCCGATCACCCACCCCCTGCTCCACCCGGCCCCCGGGCCCATCCGAACTGCGCACGGACCCATCCTCTTCTCCCCCTACTGA
- the ZNF385A gene encoding zinc finger protein 385A isoform X5, which produces MDPVQKAVLSHTFGGPLLKTKRPIISCNVCQIRFNSQSQAEAHYKGNRHARRVKGIEAAKTRGREPSVREAGDPAPPGGTPPSGEGVAPRPVTVSMENGLGPAPGSPEKQPGSPSPPSVPETGQGVTKGEGGTPAPASLPGGSKEEEEKAKRLLYCALCKVAVNSLSQLEAHNKGTKHKTILEARSGLGPIKAYPRLGPPTPGEPEAPAQDRTFHCEICNVKVNSEVQLKQHISSRRHRDGVAGKPNPLLSRHKKPRGAGELAGTLTFSKELPKSLAGGLLPSPLAVAAVMAAAAGSPLSLRPAPAAPLLQGPPITHPLLHPAPGPIRTAHGPILFSPY; this is translated from the exons ATGGACCCTGTGCAGAAGGCTGTACTGTCCCACACTTTTGGGGGACCCTTACTCAAGACCAAGCGGCCCATCATTTCCTGTAATGTCTGTCAGATCCGCTTCAATTCTCAG AGCCAGGCTGAGGCCCACTACAAGGGTAATCGCCATGCCCGAAGAGTCAAAGGCATCGAGGCTGCCAAGACTCGAGGCAGGGAGCCCAGCGTCCGGGAAGCAGGAGATCCAGCTCCCCCAGGCGGCACGCCCCCAAGTGGAGAGGGTGTAGCCCCCCGTCCAG TGACAGTTTCCATGGAAAATGGACTGGGTCCAGCCCCAGGATCCCCAGAGAAACAGCCtggctccccatcccctcccagtGTTCCGGAGACTGGTCAGGGTGTGACCAAGGGTGAAGGGGGGACTCCAGCCCCAGCTTCCCTGCCTGGCGGAagcaaggaagaggaggagaaggccaAGCGGCTGCTCTACTGTGCTCTGTGCAAGGTGGCAGTGAACTCCCTGTCCCAGCTTGAGGCACATAACAAAG GTACTAAGCACAAGACGATTCTGGAGGCCCGAAGTGGACTGGGCCCCATCAAAGCTTACCCTCGGCTGGGGCCTCCCACTCCCGGGGAACCAGAGGCCCCTGCCCAGGACCGAACCTTCCACTGTGAGATCTGCAATGTCAAGGTCAACTCGGAGGTCCAACTGAAACAG CACATTTCCAGCCGGCGGCACCGAGATGGCGTGGCCGGGAAGCCCAACCCCCTACTGAGCCGTCACAAGAAGCCCAGGGGCGCCGGGGAGCTGGCG GGCACTCTGACTTTCTCCAAGGAGCTGCCCAAGTCCTTGGCCGGaggcctgctccccagccccctcgCGGTGGCTGCGGTGATGGCAGCGGCAGCAGGCTCCCCGCTGTCTCTGCGCCCGGCTCCCGCCGCACCTCTTCTCCAGGGACCGCCGATCACCCACCCCCTGCTCCACCCGGCCCCCGGGCCCATCCGAACTGCGCACGGACCCATCCTCTTCTCCCCCTACTGA
- the ZNF385A gene encoding zinc finger protein 385A isoform X4 — protein MEPRPPGSRRMDPVQKAVLSHTFGGPLLKTKRPIISCNVCQIRFNSQSQAEAHYKGNRHARRVKGIEAAKTRGREPSVREAGDPAPPGGTPPSGEGVAPRPVTVSMENGLGPAPGSPEKQPGSPSPPSVPETGQGVTKGEGGTPAPASLPGGSKEEEEKAKRLLYCALCKVAVNSLSQLEAHNKGTKHKTILEARSGLGPIKAYPRLGPPTPGEPEAPAQDRTFHCEICNVKVNSEVQLKQHISSRRHRDGVAGKPNPLLSRHKKPRGAGELAGTLTFSKELPKSLAGGLLPSPLAVAAVMAAAAGSPLSLRPAPAAPLLQGPPITHPLLHPAPGPIRTAHGPILFSPY, from the exons ATGGACCCTGTGCAGAAGGCTGTACTGTCCCACACTTTTGGGGGACCCTTACTCAAGACCAAGCGGCCCATCATTTCCTGTAATGTCTGTCAGATCCGCTTCAATTCTCAG AGCCAGGCTGAGGCCCACTACAAGGGTAATCGCCATGCCCGAAGAGTCAAAGGCATCGAGGCTGCCAAGACTCGAGGCAGGGAGCCCAGCGTCCGGGAAGCAGGAGATCCAGCTCCCCCAGGCGGCACGCCCCCAAGTGGAGAGGGTGTAGCCCCCCGTCCAG TGACAGTTTCCATGGAAAATGGACTGGGTCCAGCCCCAGGATCCCCAGAGAAACAGCCtggctccccatcccctcccagtGTTCCGGAGACTGGTCAGGGTGTGACCAAGGGTGAAGGGGGGACTCCAGCCCCAGCTTCCCTGCCTGGCGGAagcaaggaagaggaggagaaggccaAGCGGCTGCTCTACTGTGCTCTGTGCAAGGTGGCAGTGAACTCCCTGTCCCAGCTTGAGGCACATAACAAAG GTACTAAGCACAAGACGATTCTGGAGGCCCGAAGTGGACTGGGCCCCATCAAAGCTTACCCTCGGCTGGGGCCTCCCACTCCCGGGGAACCAGAGGCCCCTGCCCAGGACCGAACCTTCCACTGTGAGATCTGCAATGTCAAGGTCAACTCGGAGGTCCAACTGAAACAG CACATTTCCAGCCGGCGGCACCGAGATGGCGTGGCCGGGAAGCCCAACCCCCTACTGAGCCGTCACAAGAAGCCCAGGGGCGCCGGGGAGCTGGCG GGCACTCTGACTTTCTCCAAGGAGCTGCCCAAGTCCTTGGCCGGaggcctgctccccagccccctcgCGGTGGCTGCGGTGATGGCAGCGGCAGCAGGCTCCCCGCTGTCTCTGCGCCCGGCTCCCGCCGCACCTCTTCTCCAGGGACCGCCGATCACCCACCCCCTGCTCCACCCGGCCCCCGGGCCCATCCGAACTGCGCACGGACCCATCCTCTTCTCCCCCTACTGA
- the GPR84 gene encoding G-protein coupled receptor 84, with amino-acid sequence MWNTSDANFSCYHESVLGYRYVAVSWGVVVAVTGTVGNVLTLLALAIQPSLRTRFNLLIANLTVADLLYCTLLQPFSVDTYLHLHWRTGATFCRVFGLLLFASNSVSILTLCLIALGRYLLIAHPKLFPHVFSAKGIVLTLVSTWVVGVASFAPLWPIYVLVPVVCTCSFDRIRGRPYTTILMGIYFVVGLSSVGVFYCLIHRQVKRAAQALDQYKLRQASIHSNNVAGTGEATPGRFRELDSGLASGGHSEGISSEPVSAATTQTLEGDSSAVGDKSNSKAAKQMAEKSPPGEPAKARTTKRAQRAQDSPSEFGKVTRMCFAVFLCFSLSYIPFLLLNILDAKVRAPRVVHMLAANLTWLNGCINPVLYAAMNRQFRQAYGSLLKRGPQNFRRFH; translated from the coding sequence ATGTGGAACACCTCTGATGCCAACTTCTCCTGCTACCATGAGTCGGTGCTGGGCTATCGTTATGTGGCAGTTAGCTGGGGCGTGGTGGTGGCCGTGACAGGCACTGTGGGCAACGTGCTCACCCTGCTGGCCTTGGCCATCCAGCCCAGTCTCCGTACCCGCTTCAACCTGCTCATCGCCAACCTCACAGTGGCCGATCTGCTCTACTGCACCCTTCTCCAGCCCTTCTCTGTGGACACCTACCTCCACCTGCACTGGCGCACTGGTGCCACCTTCTGCAGGGTCTTTGGGCTCCTCCTTTTTGCGTCCAACTCTGTCTCCATCCTCACCCTCTGCCTCATCGCCCTGGGACGCTACCTCCTCATTGCCCACCCGAAGCTCTTTCCCCATGTTTTCAGTGCCAAGGGCATCGTGCTCACCCTGGTGAGCACCTGGGTGGTGGGTGTGGCCAGCTTTGCTCCCCTCTGGCCAATCTATGTCTTGGTGCCCGTAGTCTGCACCTGCAGCTTTGATCGCATTCGAGGCCGGCCCTATACCACCATCCTCATGGGCATCTACTTTGTGGTTGGGCTCAGCAGTGTCGGCGTCTTCTATTGCCTCATCCACCGCCAGGTGAAGCGAGCAGCACAGGCGCTGGATCAGTACAAGCTGCGCCAGGCGAGCATCCACTCCAACAACGTAGCTGGGACAGGTGAGGCCACGCCTGGTCGTTTCCGGGAGCTGGACAGTGGGCTGGCATCAGGAGGGCACAGCGAGGGGATTTCATCTGAGCCAGTCAGTGCTGCCACCACCCAGACCCTGGAAGGGGACTCATCAGCAGTGGGGGACAAGAGCAACAGCAAGGCAGCTAAGCAAATGGCAGAGAAAAGTCCTCCAGGAGAGCCTGCCAAAGCCAGGACAACTAAAAGAGCCCAGAGAGCTCAGGACTCTCCATCAGAGTTTGGGAAGGTGACTCGGATGTGTTTTGCTGTGTTCCTCTGCTTCTCCCTGAGCTACATCCCTTTCCTGCTGCTCAACATCCTGGATGCCAAGGTCCGGGCTCCCCGGGTTGTCCACATGCTTGCTGCCAACCTCACCTGGCTCAACGGTTGTATCAACCCTGTGCTCTATGCAGCCATGAACCGCCAGTTCCGCCAAGCCTATGGCTCCCTCCTAAAACGAGGGCCCCAGAATTTTCGTAGGTTCCATTAG
- the COPZ1 gene encoding coatomer subunit zeta-1, translated as MEAMILEPSLYTVKAILILDNDGDRLFAKYYDDTYPSVKEQKAFEKNIFNKTHRTDSEIALLEGLTVVYKSSIDLYFYVIGSSYENELMLMAVLNCLFDSLSQMLRKNVEKRALLENMEGLFLAVDEIVDGGVILESDPQQVVHRVALRGEDVPLTEQTVSQVLQSAKEQIKWSLLR; from the exons ATGGAGGCGATGATTTTG GAACCCTCCCTGTATACTGTCAAAGCCATCCTGATTCTGGACAATGACGGAGATCGACTTTTTGCCAAG TACTATGACGACACCTACCCCAGTGTCAAGGAGCAAAAGGCCTTTGAGAAGAACATTTTCAACAAGACCCACCGGACTGACA GTGAAATTGCCCTCTTGGAAGGCCTGACAGTGGTATACAAAAGCAGCATCGATCTCTATTTCTATGTGATCGGCAGCTCCTATGAAAATGAG CTGATGCTCATGGCTGTTCTGAATTGCCTCTTCGACTCACTGAGCCAGATGCTGAG GAAAAACGTAGAAAAGCGAGCTCTGCTGGAGAACATGGAGGGGCTCTTCCTGGCTGTGGATGAAATCGTAGATGGAGG gGTGATCCTGGAGAGCGATCCCCAGCAAGTGGTACACCGGGTGGCGTTAAGG GGAGAAGATGTCCCCCTTACGGAGCAGACCGTGTCTCAG GTGCTGCAGTCAGCCAAAGAACAGATCAAGTGGTCACTCCTTCGGTGA